A genomic region of Manihot esculenta cultivar AM560-2 chromosome 15, M.esculenta_v8, whole genome shotgun sequence contains the following coding sequences:
- the LOC110601896 gene encoding uncharacterized protein LOC110601896 has product MASSREDPLSYPNNPSSSSSPITVSDHLDTTFLTADPSGSHLGSASNSFQNDTGFLNDSASSSDAEFGFSRPEFRQSPLAGTVQFYERHVFLCYKNPSVWPPRIEAAEFDRLPRLLSAAVTARKGDMKKETRLTICEGHDGTETSNGDVLIFPDMIRYRRLTHFDVDTFVEEVLVKDGDWLPGTPEALKGFYVFVCSHGSRDRRCGACGPALVSKFKEEIELHGLRGKVSVSPCSHIGGHKYAGNVIIFGSSTSGVTNGHWYGYVTPDDVCILLEQHIGKGEVVDWLWRGQMGLSEEEQIKFQELRLQLNGETEVGKKTNKLTQTQIDKACTAATSSKVEVVNCCQQNGKSSCCQNPALPHEETVDANEKCVNVSPEKKSSKRPLSRINSGKGLSTRKICAMPTWFESWEHEDTYAVLAVVCAAVSVAFAYSCYKQSR; this is encoded by the exons ATGGCAAGCAGTAGAGAAGATCCGCTTTCATATCCCAATAATCCATCATCCTCATCCTCTCCCATCACAGTTTCTGACCATCTTGATACTACCTTCCTCACAGCAGACCCATCTGGTTCCCACCTGGGCAGCGCCTCCAACAGCTTCCAAAACGACACTGGTTTTCTTAACGATAGCGCCAGCAGTAGTGATGCGGAGTTCGGCTTCTCTAGGCCCGAGTTCAGGCAGAGCCCACTTGCTGGAACTGTGCAGTTCTATGAACGCCACGTCTTCTTATGCTACAAGAACCCGTCTGTCTGGCCGCCAAGGATCGAGGCTGCGGAGTTTGATCGATTACCCAGGCTGCTCTCTGCTGCTGTCACGGCTAGAAAGGGTGATATGAAGAAAGAg ACTCGCTTAACAATATGTGAGGGGCATGATGGAACTGAGACATCAAATGGGGATGTATTAATCTTCCCAGACATGATCAGATACAG GAGATTGACACATTTTGATGTTGACACATTTGTTGAGGAAGTGCTTGTGAAGGATGGTGACTGGCTGCCTGGAACTCCAGAAGCACTGaagggtttttatgtttttgtatgttcTCATGGGTCCCGAGATCGTCGATGTGGTGCTTGTGGGCCTGCTTTGGTTAGCAAATTCAAAGAGGAGATAGAATTACATGGACTTAGAGGTAAAGTGTCTGTTAGCCCATGCTCTCACATTGGGGGGCATAAGTATGCAGGAAATGTCATTATATTTGGATCAAGCACAAGTGGAGTTACCAATGGACACTG GTATGGATATGTTACCCCAGATGATGTATGCATATTACTAGAGCAGCATATTGGAAAAGGAGAGGTTGTAGACTGGCTATGGAG GGGTCAGATGGGCTTATCTGAAGAAGAGCAGATCAAATTCCAAGAGCTGAGGCTCCAACTAAATGGCGAGACAGAGGTGGGAAAGAAAACTAATAAGTTGACACAAACGCAGATAGACAAAGCATGCACTGCAGCAACAAGTTCTAAAGTAGAAGTTGTGAATTGTTGCCAGCAAAATGGAAAATCTTCCTGCTGCCAGAATCCAGCCTTACCTCATGAGGAGACTGTAGATGCCAATGAGAAGTGTGTAAATGTGTCACCTGAGAagaagagcagcaagagaccacTATCCCGGATTAACAGTGGAAAAGGGTTGTCTACGCGTAAGATTTGCGCTATGCCCACATGGTTTGAGAGCTGGGAGCATGAAGATACTTACGCAGTCCTTGCTGTTGTCTGTGCTGCAGTGTCAGTAGCTTTTGCCTACAGCTGCTACAAACAGTCAAGATAG
- the LOC110601576 gene encoding transmembrane emp24 domain-containing protein p24beta2 codes for MLSKIKGPSGDQIHDFRDKISDKIEFMACQRGVHSFCFTNKSPYHETIDFDVHVGHFSYYEHFRPLLDQTCKLEEALYNIQFEQHWLEAQTERDGSQSKP; via the exons ATGCTTTCAAAG ATAAAGGGGCCTAGTGGTGATCAAATTCATGATTTCCGCGACAAGATAAGTGATAAGATCGAGTTTATGGCCTGTCAAAGAGGAGTTCACAGTTTTTGTTTCACTAACAAATCACCTTACCATGAAACCATTGACTTTGACGTACATGTTGGCCACTTTTCCTACTATG AGCATTTTAGACCTTTGTTAGATCAGACATGCAAGCTAGAGGAGGCTCTTTACAACATTCAATTTGAACAGCATTGGTTGGAGGCCCAGACTGAACGTGATGGGTCCCAGTCAAAGccttaa